Proteins co-encoded in one Dyella japonica A8 genomic window:
- a CDS encoding GMC family oxidoreductase — protein MNAPRFHDGDADADIVIVGSGVVGALIAHQWAAAGKSVLILEAGPRIKRADVVENWRNISFERRLGSDFQGPYPQSPMATAPLYYPPNDYVALSGPDASSYRQGFIKAVGGTTWHWAASCWRHLPADFRMQSTYGVGRDWPISYDDLEPYYCRAEEAMGVSGPNDAALQSPSQRSKPYLADMIPWGHGDATFAEVVNPHGYNLIPIPQGRMITPWNGRPACCGNNNCQPICPIGAMYNAIHTVEAAERVGAKVLDEAVVYGIDTDDNNRVTAVHWYDAKHVSHKATGRQFVIACNALETPRLLLLAANKQNPRGIANSSDQVGRNMMDHSGFHCSFLADRPLWLGRGPAQSSCMVGPREGEFRSQYSANKIILNNISRVPTATSQALKRGLTGKALDEEIRRRVALGVDLSISLEPLPDPANRLTLSKTRRDGHGLACPDIYYAVGDYVHKGYDKACDQLRHIGSLFNAEEFEITTALNANNHIMGSTIMGADPRSSVVDGDCRAHDHPNLWLPGGGPMASASVVNTTLTMAALALKAADAMGRAA, from the coding sequence ATGAACGCACCTCGTTTTCACGACGGTGATGCCGACGCTGACATCGTCATCGTGGGCTCCGGCGTCGTTGGCGCCCTGATCGCCCACCAATGGGCCGCGGCTGGGAAGTCGGTCCTGATACTTGAAGCCGGGCCACGCATCAAACGTGCCGACGTTGTCGAGAACTGGCGCAACATCAGTTTCGAACGACGGCTCGGGAGCGACTTCCAGGGCCCGTACCCGCAGTCGCCGATGGCCACGGCGCCGCTGTACTACCCGCCGAATGACTATGTGGCGTTGTCCGGACCGGACGCGAGCAGTTACAGGCAGGGTTTCATCAAGGCTGTCGGTGGTACGACATGGCACTGGGCAGCATCGTGCTGGCGCCATTTGCCGGCCGATTTCCGGATGCAATCCACCTATGGCGTCGGACGCGACTGGCCGATCAGCTACGATGATCTGGAGCCGTACTACTGCCGTGCCGAAGAGGCGATGGGGGTTTCCGGCCCGAACGATGCCGCGCTGCAAAGTCCGTCGCAGCGATCCAAGCCCTACCTCGCCGACATGATTCCGTGGGGGCACGGCGATGCCACCTTTGCGGAAGTCGTCAATCCACACGGCTACAACCTCATACCCATTCCCCAGGGGCGCATGATCACGCCGTGGAATGGCCGGCCCGCCTGCTGCGGCAACAACAACTGCCAGCCCATCTGTCCCATCGGCGCCATGTACAACGCCATCCACACCGTGGAGGCCGCCGAGCGCGTGGGTGCCAAGGTGCTGGACGAGGCTGTCGTCTACGGGATCGATACCGACGACAACAACCGCGTGACGGCGGTGCACTGGTATGACGCGAAGCACGTCAGTCACAAAGCGACCGGGCGTCAGTTCGTCATAGCGTGCAATGCGCTGGAAACGCCGCGGCTCCTTCTGCTCGCCGCCAACAAGCAAAACCCAAGGGGCATTGCCAACTCGTCTGATCAAGTGGGCCGCAACATGATGGACCACTCGGGCTTCCATTGCAGCTTTCTCGCAGATCGCCCGCTATGGCTCGGGCGCGGCCCCGCACAGTCCAGCTGCATGGTCGGTCCGCGTGAAGGCGAATTCCGCTCCCAGTATTCGGCCAATAAAATCATTCTCAACAATATCAGTCGTGTTCCCACCGCCACCTCGCAAGCGCTCAAGCGCGGCCTGACCGGCAAGGCGCTTGACGAGGAGATCCGGCGTCGTGTCGCGCTTGGCGTCGACCTGTCGATCAGCCTGGAACCGCTACCGGATCCCGCCAACCGGCTTACGCTGTCCAAGACGCGCCGCGATGGCCATGGCTTGGCTTGCCCCGACATCTATTACGCCGTTGGCGACTACGTGCACAAAGGCTATGACAAGGCCTGCGATCAACTTCGTCACATCGGATCGCTTTTCAACGCGGAAGAGTTTGAGATCACCACGGCACTCAACGCGAACAATCACATCATGGGGTCGACCATCATGGGGGCGGACCCGCGCAGCTCCGTGGTCGATGGCGATTGCCGGGCGCACGACCACCCGAATCTGTGGCTGCCTGGCGGTGGCCCCATGGCATCGGCGAGTGTGGTGAACACCACGCTCACCATGGCCGCACTGGCGCTGAAGGCAGCAGATGCCATGGGGCGTGCCGCATGA
- a CDS encoding sugar dehydrogenase complex small subunit, which produces MSETLESSNPLSIDSLSRRLFLIGAGTALVWVASGRALSLAATPSTAPAADPAFLRLSQVLTGKTDLEPLMAARMAEAFKTADPSTYAHVAELSQLATHVTEPSALVEAAGPAKAAALAIIAAWYTGTVGKGSQAVTVAYRDALMQRPVADALSPPTYALGGPAWWVAPTPELDSPRI; this is translated from the coding sequence ATGTCCGAGACTCTCGAAAGCTCCAACCCCCTCTCGATCGATTCGCTCTCACGCCGTCTGTTTCTGATCGGCGCGGGCACGGCGCTTGTATGGGTCGCGTCAGGAAGAGCCCTGTCCCTTGCAGCGACCCCATCCACGGCGCCTGCCGCGGATCCTGCGTTCCTGCGGCTGTCACAAGTGCTGACCGGCAAGACCGATCTGGAGCCGCTGATGGCAGCCCGCATGGCCGAAGCGTTCAAGACGGCAGACCCTTCAACCTATGCGCATGTTGCAGAGCTGTCACAACTCGCCACCCATGTGACGGAGCCATCCGCACTCGTCGAAGCCGCGGGGCCGGCAAAGGCCGCCGCCCTGGCCATCATTGCCGCCTGGTACACCGGCACGGTAGGGAAGGGCTCGCAGGCGGTGACTGTCGCCTATCGCGACGCACTGATGCAGCGTCCCGTCGCCGATGCCTTGTCACCACCCACGTATGCCTTGGGAGGCCCAGCCTGGTGGGTGGCCCCTACGCCTGAACTGGATTCGCCGCGCATCTGA
- a CDS encoding biotin/lipoyl-binding protein produces MTRQSLLRIIVTLGILLLAIVLAHALWRDYMYAPWTRDGRVRAQVINIAPDVSGLVAEVHVIDNQRVKRGDVLFVIDPERFRDALAQAEAEVARSEAQVALARAQLAQRHSESVMRSQQVSRRAQLSGEVITAEAKSDISEVARQALAAEDAAKASLNAATAGHDAALSARQTARLNLERSVVRAPVDGFIANLNLYAGDYVSVGMARMALIDANSFWVYGYFEETKIPGVHVNDAAEVRLMAGHVVLHGRVESIASGIADRDNPSSANLLADVNPVFTWVRLAQRVPVRIALDAVPDDVHLAAGMTCTVTIHATRRDVRSSTKP; encoded by the coding sequence ATGACCCGCCAATCCTTGCTCCGCATCATCGTGACCCTGGGCATCTTGCTGCTGGCGATCGTGCTCGCCCATGCCTTATGGCGGGACTACATGTACGCGCCATGGACACGGGATGGCCGGGTCCGCGCCCAGGTGATCAACATTGCGCCGGACGTCTCGGGACTGGTGGCCGAGGTGCATGTGATCGACAACCAGCGTGTCAAACGCGGTGACGTTCTGTTTGTGATCGACCCGGAACGATTCCGTGACGCACTGGCGCAGGCCGAGGCGGAAGTCGCACGCAGCGAAGCCCAGGTTGCCCTGGCGCGGGCCCAGCTCGCACAACGCCATTCCGAATCGGTCATGCGCAGCCAGCAGGTATCGCGACGCGCGCAGCTGTCCGGTGAGGTGATCACGGCGGAAGCCAAGTCTGACATCAGTGAGGTGGCGCGCCAGGCGCTAGCGGCCGAGGATGCCGCCAAAGCATCCCTGAACGCGGCCACGGCCGGCCACGATGCCGCGCTGTCGGCACGCCAAACTGCCCGGCTCAATCTTGAAAGGAGCGTGGTGCGCGCCCCCGTTGACGGGTTCATCGCCAATCTCAATCTCTACGCAGGCGACTACGTGTCCGTGGGCATGGCACGCATGGCGCTGATCGACGCGAACTCGTTCTGGGTCTACGGCTACTTCGAGGAAACCAAGATTCCCGGCGTGCACGTCAACGACGCAGCCGAGGTTCGGCTCATGGCGGGGCATGTCGTTCTGCATGGGCGCGTCGAGAGCATCGCCAGCGGTATCGCCGACCGCGACAACCCTTCGAGCGCCAATCTGCTCGCCGACGTCAACCCGGTGTTTACCTGGGTGCGTCTTGCGCAGCGCGTGCCGGTTCGCATCGCCCTTGATGCCGTTCCTGACGATGTTCATCTGGCGGCCGGCATGACCTGCACGGTGACCATCCATGCCACACGACGAGATGTCCGTAGTTCTACCAAACCATGA
- a CDS encoding DUF1656 domain-containing protein, producing MPREISFFSLLIPSLLPVLIGSALLFIALDLGFSRLGMYRHVWHPALFRASLFTVIFALAGLWLRP from the coding sequence ATGCCCCGTGAGATCTCCTTTTTCTCGCTGCTCATTCCAAGCCTGCTTCCGGTACTGATCGGAAGCGCGCTGCTATTCATCGCCCTGGATCTCGGGTTTTCGCGCCTCGGCATGTATCGGCACGTGTGGCATCCGGCGCTTTTCCGTGCCTCGCTGTTCACCGTGATCTTCGCGCTGGCCGGCCTTTGGCTACGCCCATGA
- a CDS encoding efflux transporter outer membrane subunit, giving the protein MRSQKHASQPAWLLVTTALFLGGCIGTGGIHPRSTLLDASRLEPGAAVTGVPADGTWPANDWWTRWQDPQLDQWVKQAIAGQPSLRIAQARLDLAQAQAHIAGASRAPQLGAVADLGRERYPLYATPSPPGGYTVWSNEVGATLSYDLDFWGKHKAELSGALDVVHASRVESRGVQLALETAVVRAYIELSLQYDLLDAETVIAEQSRQTRDIVARRAAAGLATRLDLSQADAQVANEASQLEQTRRQIALLGHTLAALSGQGPGAGDAIARPRLALDVPIALPTRLPAELIGRRPDIIAQRWRVEAASEGITAAHAAFYPNIDLIATAGLTSATTFGGFFNFLNSDAIGHRVGAAISLPIFDGGRLQGQYGAAVAGYDAAVESYNQSVILAMQQVADQVVSLQSLATQQQQAEQAVASATAAHDLALQGYRSGITEFLNVIATEATLLRDRQQLAGIQARRLDSWALLMQAIGGGLEGGTDATPDAARPDGDRHAP; this is encoded by the coding sequence ATGAGGTCACAAAAGCACGCTTCGCAGCCTGCATGGCTACTCGTCACGACGGCATTGTTCCTGGGTGGATGCATCGGTACCGGTGGCATCCACCCGCGCTCGACACTGCTCGATGCGTCCAGGCTTGAGCCGGGCGCCGCCGTGACTGGCGTACCTGCGGATGGCACCTGGCCTGCGAATGACTGGTGGACGCGTTGGCAGGATCCCCAGCTCGATCAATGGGTGAAGCAAGCCATCGCAGGCCAGCCCAGCCTTCGCATCGCGCAGGCGCGCCTGGATCTGGCACAGGCCCAAGCGCACATCGCAGGCGCGTCCCGAGCGCCTCAGCTCGGGGCGGTGGCCGATCTGGGTCGGGAACGCTACCCCCTCTACGCCACGCCGTCACCGCCCGGCGGATACACCGTGTGGAGCAACGAGGTCGGCGCCACCTTGTCGTACGACCTCGACTTCTGGGGTAAGCACAAGGCGGAGCTGAGCGGCGCACTGGATGTGGTCCACGCGTCCCGCGTGGAGTCCCGTGGCGTGCAACTGGCGCTGGAGACGGCCGTGGTGCGCGCCTACATTGAACTTTCGTTGCAGTACGACTTGCTGGACGCCGAGACGGTCATCGCCGAGCAGTCCCGTCAAACCCGGGATATCGTCGCCCGGCGCGCGGCGGCGGGGCTGGCGACACGGCTCGATCTGAGTCAGGCCGACGCGCAGGTGGCGAACGAGGCCAGTCAGCTCGAGCAGACCCGGCGGCAGATCGCGCTGCTCGGCCACACGCTGGCTGCCCTGAGCGGGCAGGGCCCGGGTGCGGGCGATGCGATAGCCCGTCCACGTCTTGCGCTGGACGTACCGATCGCATTGCCAACGCGACTGCCCGCGGAGCTCATAGGCCGCCGGCCGGACATCATTGCGCAACGATGGCGCGTCGAGGCGGCATCCGAGGGAATCACCGCTGCCCACGCGGCGTTCTATCCCAATATCGATCTCATCGCGACGGCAGGCTTGACCTCTGCCACCACCTTCGGTGGCTTCTTCAACTTTCTCAACAGCGATGCCATTGGCCATCGCGTGGGCGCCGCCATCTCGCTCCCGATTTTCGACGGCGGGCGGCTCCAGGGTCAGTATGGAGCCGCCGTTGCTGGGTATGACGCGGCGGTGGAGTCCTACAATCAAAGCGTGATTCTCGCGATGCAACAGGTAGCCGACCAGGTCGTCTCTCTGCAGTCGCTCGCCACGCAGCAACAGCAGGCGGAACAGGCGGTCGCGTCGGCCACTGCGGCGCACGACCTTGCGTTGCAGGGCTATCGCAGCGGCATCACCGAGTTTCTCAACGTCATCGCCACCGAGGCCACGTTGCTGCGCGATCGCCAGCAGCTGGCGGGCATCCAGGCGCGTCGCCTGGATAGCTGGGCTTTGCTGATGCAGGCCATCGGCGGCGGCTTGGAAGGCGGCACCGATGCCACACCCGATGCCGCGCGCCCCGACGGTGATCGCCATGCCCCGTGA
- a CDS encoding FUSC family protein, whose protein sequence is MSSVLDRSNALSWPQNAMEYWKADRGRLIHAAKTAVAVLLSAWLCMRLELLTPRTAMVSTVILMMHQQAGMVIARGFYRGIGMAVGSLAGLMLVTLFPQRPMPFLLALSAWVALCVWGASYYRNYQSYGFVLAGYATAITAVPAWSNPYGIFDSVVYTMSDVAIGVVCASAVSALLIPQHVVPALLQSGQRHFAHFLAFVRQALRGQLSPEAIDAAHIALVSERAQLESLRSAAVFEDPQLRLRNPIMIRLNREFLDASAGFHAIRQVRERMARLHRDDCWNALRALHDDFLGILTVPEGTPLLPLADIKAIHASIRAYVDGLPGRIQAQRETLAGMDDEGQELFATGAALLYFAARDFRDYLTDFIALREGGAASADHGSAKARPEHIVSTANHMAASAAALRAGIAVLAVASFWLASGWVGGASALVAVSITSALFAVVPQPAVASRHMFLGCLAGGVTAFLFNFFVLPRLDGFTLLAACMAPILMVGSYVNSFPSTAVLGLGFNIYFCFIGNLANPNVYDPTALLDTGFAMLLGIGTSALAFSVVLPYGSDWAMQSYLRQIRREVVRVACGSPLRDGLLLRFESGMRDFIIQLQSRASTRGGARSDFLGWAFAALELGRAIIQIRMDGANFAASLPSEWPAAQYAWQTSIAALFDQVTPERHAQALASTRAALQAIPRRNFVDTSPGTLACFRMRALLHATELSLLDDTLPLMPRAEAAS, encoded by the coding sequence ATGAGTTCTGTTCTTGACCGCTCCAACGCGCTCTCCTGGCCGCAAAACGCCATGGAGTACTGGAAGGCTGATCGGGGCCGGCTGATACATGCGGCCAAGACGGCGGTTGCCGTGCTTCTTTCCGCGTGGCTCTGCATGCGGCTCGAGCTGCTTACGCCTCGTACCGCGATGGTGTCTACCGTGATCCTCATGATGCACCAGCAGGCCGGCATGGTGATTGCCCGCGGTTTCTATCGCGGCATAGGGATGGCGGTGGGAAGCCTCGCTGGCCTGATGCTCGTAACGTTGTTCCCGCAACGGCCCATGCCGTTCCTTCTCGCACTGTCGGCGTGGGTGGCTCTTTGCGTGTGGGGGGCGTCGTACTACCGCAATTATCAGTCCTACGGTTTCGTTCTTGCGGGCTATGCCACGGCAATCACCGCGGTGCCCGCGTGGAGCAATCCCTACGGTATCTTCGACAGCGTCGTTTATACGATGAGCGACGTAGCGATCGGGGTGGTCTGCGCCAGCGCCGTCAGCGCGCTGCTGATCCCCCAGCATGTGGTGCCCGCATTGCTTCAGAGCGGCCAGCGTCATTTTGCGCATTTTCTCGCTTTTGTCCGCCAGGCATTGCGCGGTCAGCTGTCGCCCGAGGCCATCGATGCCGCGCACATCGCACTCGTCAGCGAGAGGGCTCAGCTGGAAAGTCTGCGATCCGCAGCCGTTTTCGAGGATCCACAACTTCGGCTGCGCAATCCCATCATGATTCGCCTGAACCGGGAGTTCCTTGATGCGAGCGCAGGATTCCATGCCATACGTCAGGTACGCGAACGGATGGCACGCCTGCACCGCGACGATTGCTGGAATGCGCTCCGTGCGCTGCATGATGATTTCCTCGGCATCCTGACCGTGCCAGAGGGCACGCCATTGCTCCCGCTGGCGGACATCAAGGCGATCCATGCGAGCATCCGCGCCTATGTGGACGGACTGCCCGGACGCATCCAGGCGCAGCGAGAGACCCTCGCCGGCATGGACGACGAGGGGCAGGAGCTCTTTGCGACCGGTGCGGCATTGCTCTACTTCGCGGCGCGGGACTTTCGCGATTACCTCACCGACTTCATCGCGCTGCGCGAGGGTGGCGCAGCGAGCGCCGATCACGGCTCGGCCAAGGCACGTCCCGAGCACATCGTCAGCACCGCCAATCACATGGCGGCCAGTGCCGCCGCCTTGCGGGCGGGCATCGCCGTGCTGGCCGTGGCGTCTTTCTGGCTCGCCTCGGGCTGGGTGGGTGGCGCCAGCGCGCTCGTTGCGGTGTCGATCACCAGCGCGCTCTTTGCCGTCGTGCCACAACCCGCGGTTGCCAGCCGCCATATGTTCCTGGGTTGCCTCGCCGGTGGGGTCACGGCATTTCTCTTCAACTTCTTCGTGCTCCCGCGGCTGGATGGCTTTACGTTGCTGGCTGCGTGCATGGCGCCGATCCTTATGGTCGGCAGCTACGTGAATTCGTTTCCATCCACGGCGGTTCTTGGCCTTGGCTTCAATATCTACTTCTGCTTCATCGGGAACCTGGCCAACCCCAACGTTTACGACCCCACGGCGCTGCTGGATACGGGCTTTGCCATGTTGCTCGGCATAGGCACCTCGGCGCTGGCGTTCTCGGTGGTTCTGCCTTACGGCAGCGACTGGGCCATGCAAAGTTACCTGCGACAGATCCGCCGGGAGGTGGTGCGGGTGGCCTGTGGTTCTCCGCTGCGGGATGGTCTGCTGCTGCGCTTTGAGAGCGGCATGCGCGATTTCATCATTCAACTGCAGTCCCGTGCATCGACCCGCGGAGGAGCTCGCAGCGATTTCCTTGGCTGGGCGTTTGCGGCGCTCGAGCTTGGGCGCGCGATCATCCAGATCCGCATGGACGGCGCGAACTTCGCCGCGAGCCTGCCGTCCGAGTGGCCTGCCGCGCAGTACGCATGGCAGACATCCATCGCTGCGCTGTTCGACCAGGTGACGCCCGAGCGCCATGCTCAGGCGCTGGCCAGCACCCGTGCTGCCTTGCAGGCCATTCCGCGACGGAACTTCGTGGACACGTCTCCCGGGACGCTGGCGTGCTTCCGCATGCGGGCGCTGCTTCACGCCACGGAGCTGTCGCTGCTGGATGACACGCTTCCGTTGATGCCCCGGGCGGAGGCTGCGTCATGA
- a CDS encoding hydrolase codes for MASEPIRDPSKDHLLTPQNSAFIIIDYQPVQVNSIASMDRQLLVNNIVGTSKAAIAYGLPIVHSTVNVKTGLNKPPISQLRKVLDKYPTYDRTTINSWEDVEFRKAVEATGRKKLIMTALWTEACLTFPALDALKEGYEVYVVADAVGGTSVAAHEMALRRIEQAGGKMISVTQLFCELQRDWQRKDTVPAFINLFIETGGTAGLQFSYDKD; via the coding sequence ATGGCTAGTGAACCGATTCGCGACCCCAGCAAAGACCATCTGCTTACCCCGCAAAACTCCGCTTTCATCATCATCGACTATCAACCGGTGCAGGTGAACTCCATCGCCTCCATGGATCGCCAGCTTCTGGTGAACAACATTGTCGGCACTTCCAAAGCTGCTATCGCCTATGGCTTGCCCATTGTCCACTCCACGGTGAACGTGAAGACAGGCCTGAACAAGCCGCCGATCAGCCAGCTCCGCAAGGTGCTCGACAAGTATCCGACCTATGACCGCACGACGATCAATTCGTGGGAGGACGTCGAATTCCGCAAGGCTGTAGAAGCGACAGGGCGCAAGAAGCTCATCATGACGGCATTGTGGACGGAGGCCTGCCTGACGTTCCCTGCGCTGGATGCCTTGAAAGAAGGTTACGAGGTCTACGTGGTGGCCGACGCGGTCGGTGGCACCTCGGTGGCTGCGCATGAAATGGCGCTGCGCCGTATCGAACAGGCAGGCGGCAAGATGATCAGCGTAACGCAGCTGTTCTGCGAGCTGCAGCGCGACTGGCAGCGGAAGGACACGGTGCCGGCCTTCATCAATCTCTTCATTGAAACCGGTGGCACCGCTGGCTTGCAGTTCTCGTACGACAAGGATTGA
- a CDS encoding pirin family protein: MKKVLGVYSAPHDHWVGDGFPVRSIFSYDSHGQHMSPFLLFDYAGPVAFEPSAKKRGVGQHPHRGFETVTIVYQGELEHRDSTGAGGKIGPGDVQWMTAASGILHEEFHSPAFTRSGGVLEMVQLWVNLPAKAKLSAPRYQPLLAGDIPTFELPAGAGHIRVIAGDYRGHQGLAKTFTPINVWDLRLRRGHNTRLEIPEGQTIALVVLHGAVKVAGSAMAREAQMVMLSRKGTSVMLDAQGDASVLVLSGEPITEPVVGSGPFVMNTVEEINQAVDDFNGGKFGRAVDRDPDRRSR; this comes from the coding sequence ATGAAGAAGGTGTTGGGCGTGTACAGCGCCCCACATGACCACTGGGTCGGCGACGGTTTTCCAGTGCGCTCGATCTTCAGTTACGACAGCCACGGGCAGCATATGAGCCCCTTCCTGCTGTTCGACTACGCAGGGCCGGTCGCATTCGAACCATCGGCGAAAAAGCGTGGCGTGGGGCAGCACCCACATCGTGGATTCGAGACTGTCACCATCGTGTATCAGGGCGAACTTGAACACAGGGACTCCACAGGGGCGGGTGGCAAAATCGGCCCGGGGGATGTTCAGTGGATGACCGCAGCGTCAGGCATCCTGCACGAAGAATTCCACTCTCCAGCCTTCACGCGTAGCGGGGGTGTGCTCGAGATGGTGCAGCTCTGGGTCAATCTGCCAGCGAAAGCGAAGCTTTCCGCGCCTCGCTACCAGCCCTTGCTGGCCGGGGACATTCCCACATTCGAGCTACCTGCGGGGGCGGGACACATCCGTGTCATCGCCGGCGACTATCGCGGCCACCAGGGACTGGCCAAGACCTTTACGCCCATCAATGTATGGGACCTCCGATTGCGCAGGGGGCACAACACCCGTCTGGAGATTCCGGAAGGTCAAACGATTGCCTTGGTCGTGCTGCATGGTGCCGTCAAGGTCGCCGGCTCCGCCATGGCTCGCGAGGCGCAAATGGTGATGCTTTCGCGCAAAGGAACCAGCGTCATGTTGGATGCGCAGGGGGATGCCAGCGTATTGGTACTGAGTGGCGAGCCCATCACCGAGCCAGTCGTGGGGAGCGGTCCTTTTGTGATGAATACGGTCGAGGAGATCAACCAGGCCGTCGACGACTTCAACGGTGGGAAATTCGGGCGCGCGGTCGATCGGGATCCAGATCGCAGGTCTCGTTGA
- a CDS encoding LysR family transcriptional regulator produces the protein MRDLNDLYYFAQVVEHQGFTPASRALRIPKSKLSRRIATLESRLAVQLIQRSSRYFSVTEIGQEFYRRCQAMLVEADAADEIIEFRRSEPQGVVRITCPIALLHARVGVMLGDYLAMYPKVKLLLEATNRRVDVIAEGVDVAIRARPPPLENSDLVLKVFAARRWRLVGSPGLLASFGNPATPADLSHYPTIDLCPNNGIHVWEFKGPNGLKASIHHDPRMITDDMIALCAAAARGVGVVQLPSMVVSGELKAGNLVELLPDWTPASGIVHAVFSSRRGLLPSVRSLIDFLAERLAIDEDDVN, from the coding sequence ATGCGGGATCTCAATGACCTGTACTATTTCGCCCAAGTGGTCGAGCACCAGGGTTTCACGCCGGCGAGTCGCGCCCTGCGAATCCCGAAGTCAAAACTGAGCCGCCGGATCGCCACGCTCGAATCCCGGCTGGCGGTGCAGCTGATACAACGATCGTCCCGATACTTCTCGGTGACTGAAATTGGGCAAGAGTTCTATCGGCGGTGTCAGGCCATGCTGGTCGAAGCGGATGCCGCTGATGAAATCATCGAATTCCGGCGCTCCGAGCCTCAGGGTGTGGTGCGAATCACCTGTCCCATTGCGCTACTCCACGCCCGGGTGGGCGTCATGCTTGGCGACTACCTGGCCATGTACCCGAAGGTGAAGTTGCTGCTGGAGGCCACCAACCGTCGCGTCGATGTCATCGCAGAAGGCGTTGACGTTGCCATTCGCGCAAGGCCGCCGCCGCTCGAGAACAGCGACCTCGTCTTGAAGGTGTTCGCCGCACGCAGATGGAGACTGGTGGGGTCGCCCGGTTTGCTCGCGTCCTTCGGAAACCCAGCCACACCTGCGGATCTGAGCCATTACCCAACCATCGACCTTTGCCCAAACAACGGTATCCATGTCTGGGAGTTCAAGGGACCCAATGGCCTGAAAGCATCCATCCACCATGATCCGCGCATGATCACGGACGACATGATCGCCCTATGTGCCGCAGCTGCCAGGGGCGTAGGTGTCGTACAGCTTCCCAGCATGGTGGTTTCTGGAGAACTCAAAGCTGGCAACCTCGTGGAGCTTTTACCGGACTGGACGCCTGCCAGTGGCATCGTGCACGCGGTTTTCTCTTCTCGTCGCGGCTTGCTGCCTTCCGTCCGAAGTCTCATCGACTTTCTCGCGGAACGGCTCGCCATCGATGAGGACGACGTAAATTGA
- a CDS encoding DoxX family protein, protein MEKATEETYMSDYYLLAGRIFIAFMFVLSGFNKAVYFQHGLEEVKAKNLPLPHLSLLATIVVQIVCGIAIMAGRFITPASLALAAFTLATAVVFYDFWRREGSERTVMFTGFLEHISIIGGFAILIGSGPGAFVL, encoded by the coding sequence ATAGAAAAGGCAACCGAGGAAACCTACATGTCTGATTACTATTTGTTGGCCGGAAGAATCTTCATCGCCTTCATGTTTGTCTTGAGTGGTTTCAATAAAGCCGTCTATTTCCAACACGGCCTGGAAGAGGTCAAGGCAAAAAATCTCCCTCTGCCACACCTCTCTCTGTTGGCAACCATCGTGGTGCAAATCGTCTGCGGCATCGCCATCATGGCTGGCCGTTTCATTACACCAGCATCCCTGGCCCTTGCGGCATTCACGCTCGCGACTGCCGTGGTCTTCTACGACTTCTGGCGGCGTGAAGGATCCGAGCGCACCGTCATGTTCACGGGATTCCTTGAACACATCAGCATCATCGGCGGCTTCGCCATCTTGATTGGCTCAGGTCCGGGGGCCTTCGTGCTCTAG